From Streptomyces sp. NBC_00370, a single genomic window includes:
- a CDS encoding sigma-70 family RNA polymerase sigma factor, whose amino-acid sequence MSGDGRDEPLGGGGAGGADGGTEPGEPPSRQVPSQGGPKGSAGLTGPTSVPGMSGPTTGGPVRFGHSAAPGAEEPGSVVPNPAAGPDDSIVPDADSSVPQQREGRWTGPEGILGGGQFADRQYPDGQHPDGQDPDGQLTGEAQADGMAAEDDVPTLELNVAGAGDAAGAAGSAGELPPADADLIQRMRGGDDSAYEELFRRHSEAVRRYARTCCRDAHTADDLTAEVFARTLQAVRGGAGPEQAVRAYLLTTVRRVAASWTKSAKREQLVEDFAVFAAQAVASSGISDDDTLELGADVRAMHEAEQSLAMQAFRSLPERWQAVLWHTTVEEESPSQVAPLFGLTANATAVLAGRAREGLKQAYLQAHVSASLTAGGDCARYADRLGAYSRGGLRMRAERGLRKHLAECAKCRLAAGELAHVNSGIPNVILIAVIGWSAAGYSLKAVGLVAGGAAGAAGAGAAAATGGAAGGASGAAGGAAGGAAAEGVGAPVKVGIAGLVVVAAAGVVWALTAGGGEHAPDRPDAKPPVAQQVVPQLPPKPDPPRSKPPAAPEPAAKPPAPEPSAKPKPKPKPPPKKAPPPAPKPSVRTTPPVPHAPAPPAPKPPAPKPPPPAPADFQVNQLSYGVIGDGTKPEVRLGSSGWLWQRTNVSVGGVHYAHGVSMHAGTSVTIDLNRSCSSYEAMVGVDDMTLGLGSVRFAVYGDGGRLWRSPVMRGGQRAAPVSVGIAGQKSIRLVVEPDSPFSSVAVADWAESRISCR is encoded by the coding sequence ATGAGCGGTGACGGACGGGACGAGCCGCTCGGTGGCGGCGGTGCCGGTGGCGCCGACGGCGGGACGGAACCCGGTGAGCCACCGTCGCGGCAGGTGCCGAGCCAGGGCGGCCCCAAGGGGTCAGCCGGGCTGACAGGTCCGACGAGTGTGCCCGGAATGAGCGGGCCCACGACGGGTGGCCCTGTCCGCTTCGGCCACTCGGCGGCGCCGGGAGCCGAGGAGCCGGGCTCTGTCGTACCGAACCCGGCCGCCGGGCCTGACGACAGCATCGTGCCCGATGCGGACAGCAGTGTGCCGCAGCAGCGCGAGGGGCGCTGGACGGGACCCGAAGGCATCCTCGGCGGCGGGCAGTTCGCGGACCGGCAGTATCCGGACGGGCAGCACCCGGACGGCCAGGATCCGGACGGGCAGCTGACCGGCGAAGCCCAGGCCGACGGCATGGCCGCCGAGGACGACGTACCGACGCTCGAACTGAACGTCGCGGGTGCCGGGGACGCGGCCGGCGCGGCGGGCTCCGCCGGTGAGTTGCCGCCTGCGGACGCCGATCTCATCCAGCGCATGCGCGGTGGCGACGACAGCGCGTACGAGGAGCTGTTCCGCCGGCACTCGGAGGCGGTCCGCCGCTACGCCCGCACTTGCTGCCGTGACGCGCACACCGCCGACGACCTGACCGCCGAGGTGTTCGCCCGTACGCTCCAGGCGGTGCGCGGCGGCGCCGGGCCCGAGCAGGCGGTGCGGGCCTATCTGCTGACGACCGTACGACGCGTCGCCGCCTCCTGGACGAAGTCGGCGAAGCGCGAGCAACTGGTCGAGGACTTCGCGGTGTTCGCCGCGCAGGCGGTCGCCTCCTCCGGTATCTCCGACGACGACACCCTGGAACTGGGCGCCGACGTACGGGCGATGCACGAGGCGGAGCAGTCCCTCGCCATGCAGGCGTTCCGCAGCCTGCCCGAGCGGTGGCAGGCCGTGCTCTGGCACACCACCGTCGAGGAGGAGTCGCCGAGTCAGGTCGCGCCGCTCTTCGGACTGACCGCCAACGCCACCGCCGTACTGGCGGGCCGGGCGCGCGAAGGCCTCAAGCAGGCCTATCTCCAGGCCCATGTGAGCGCGTCGCTCACCGCTGGTGGCGACTGCGCGCGCTACGCCGACCGGCTCGGCGCGTACTCACGCGGCGGCCTGCGGATGCGGGCCGAGCGCGGGCTGCGCAAGCATCTGGCGGAGTGCGCCAAGTGCCGTCTCGCGGCAGGCGAGTTGGCGCACGTCAACTCCGGCATCCCGAACGTGATTCTGATCGCCGTGATCGGCTGGTCCGCCGCCGGTTACTCGCTCAAGGCCGTCGGGCTGGTGGCGGGTGGCGCGGCGGGTGCGGCCGGGGCCGGCGCCGCCGCGGCGACGGGCGGCGCTGCGGGCGGGGCGTCCGGGGCCGCCGGTGGCGCCGCCGGTGGCGCGGCGGCCGAAGGGGTCGGCGCCCCGGTGAAGGTGGGCATCGCGGGCCTGGTGGTGGTCGCAGCCGCCGGTGTGGTGTGGGCGCTGACCGCCGGTGGCGGCGAGCACGCGCCGGACCGGCCCGACGCGAAGCCGCCGGTCGCCCAGCAGGTCGTACCGCAGCTCCCGCCGAAGCCCGATCCGCCCAGGAGCAAGCCCCCTGCGGCGCCCGAGCCGGCGGCCAAGCCCCCCGCTCCTGAGCCGTCCGCCAAGCCCAAGCCGAAACCGAAGCCGCCGCCGAAGAAAGCGCCGCCGCCCGCGCCCAAGCCGTCGGTGCGTACGACACCGCCCGTGCCCCACGCCCCGGCCCCGCCCGCGCCGAAGCCGCCGGCACCGAAGCCGCCGCCGCCCGCACCCGCCGACTTCCAGGTGAACCAGCTCTCGTACGGCGTCATCGGGGACGGCACGAAGCCCGAAGTCCGGCTGGGCAGCAGCGGCTGGCTCTGGCAGCGTACGAATGTGTCCGTGGGCGGTGTCCACTACGCGCACGGCGTGAGCATGCACGCCGGCACGTCGGTCACGATCGACCTCAACCGCAGCTGTTCGTCGTACGAGGCGATGGTCGGGGTGGACGACATGACGCTGGGCCTCGGCTCCGTACGGTTCGCCGTCTACGGCGACGGGGGCCGGCTGTGGCGCTCCCCCGTGATGCGCGGCGGCCAGCGGGCCGCGCCCGTGTCCGTGGGGATCGCCGGGCAGAAGTCGATCCGGCTGGTCGTCGAGCCGGACTCGCCGTTCAGCTCGGTGGCCGTCGCCGACTGGGCCGAGTCACGGATCAGCTGCCGCTGA
- a CDS encoding NAD(P)/FAD-dependent oxidoreductase, translated as MAEISPRATPASTPATRILVVGGGYVGMYTALRLQRKLKSGEAEITVLSPDPYMTYQPFLPEAAAGNISPRHVVVPLRRLLDKCKIVVGEATAVDHAKRTVTLRTPASDEEGTGSYELAYDQLVLAPGSVSRTLPVPGLAEHGIGFKTVEEAIALRNHVIEQMDIASSTRDPAVRDAALTFVFVGGGFAGVEALAELEDMARYATRYYHNIKADDLKWILVEATGRILPEVGDEMGSYAVRELRARNIDVRLETRLNSCEDRVAVLSDGTRFPTRTLVWTAGVKPHPVLAASDLPRDERGRLACTTTLAVEGVDNAWAAGDAAAVPDLTSDEPGSRCAPNAQHAVRQAKVLAGNILASLRGAPLQDYRHAYAGSVASLGLHKGVAHVYGRKVKGYPAWLMHRTYHLSRVPTFNRKARVLAEWTLSGLFKREIVSLGSLEHPRAEFEVAAGGEHPEKK; from the coding sequence ATGGCTGAGATCTCTCCCCGGGCGACCCCCGCGTCGACGCCCGCCACGCGCATTCTCGTGGTCGGCGGCGGCTACGTCGGCATGTACACAGCGCTGCGCCTCCAACGGAAACTGAAGAGCGGCGAAGCGGAGATCACCGTACTGTCGCCCGACCCATATATGACCTATCAGCCATTCCTCCCCGAAGCGGCGGCCGGCAACATCTCGCCACGCCATGTCGTGGTCCCGCTACGGCGGCTGCTGGACAAATGCAAGATCGTCGTCGGCGAGGCCACCGCGGTCGACCACGCCAAACGCACCGTCACCCTGCGCACCCCCGCATCCGACGAAGAAGGCACCGGCAGCTACGAACTGGCCTACGACCAGCTCGTCCTGGCGCCCGGCTCGGTCTCCCGCACCCTGCCGGTCCCCGGCCTCGCCGAACACGGCATCGGCTTCAAGACCGTCGAAGAAGCCATCGCCCTGCGCAACCACGTCATCGAACAGATGGACATCGCCTCGTCCACTCGCGACCCCGCCGTCCGCGACGCCGCCCTGACCTTCGTCTTCGTCGGCGGGGGCTTCGCCGGCGTCGAAGCACTCGCCGAACTCGAAGACATGGCCCGGTACGCCACGCGGTACTACCACAACATCAAGGCCGACGACCTGAAGTGGATCCTCGTCGAGGCAACAGGCCGGATACTGCCCGAAGTCGGCGACGAGATGGGCAGCTACGCCGTACGGGAACTGCGCGCCCGCAACATCGACGTACGCCTCGAAACCCGGCTCAACTCCTGCGAGGACCGCGTCGCCGTCCTCAGCGACGGCACCCGCTTCCCCACTCGCACCCTCGTATGGACGGCGGGCGTCAAACCCCACCCCGTCCTCGCCGCGAGCGACCTCCCCCGCGACGAACGCGGCCGGCTGGCCTGTACGACCACCCTCGCCGTCGAAGGCGTCGACAACGCCTGGGCAGCCGGCGACGCCGCCGCCGTACCCGACCTGACCTCGGACGAACCCGGCAGCCGATGCGCCCCCAACGCCCAGCACGCCGTGCGGCAGGCCAAGGTACTCGCGGGCAACATCCTCGCTTCGCTGCGCGGCGCGCCCCTCCAGGACTACCGTCACGCCTACGCGGGCTCCGTCGCGTCCCTCGGCCTCCACAAAGGCGTGGCGCATGTCTACGGTCGTAAGGTCAAGGGCTACCCCGCCTGGCTGATGCACCGTACGTACCACCTCAGCCGGGTCCCCACCTTCAACCGCAAGGCCAGGGTCCTCGCCGAGTGGACACTCTCCGGTCTCTTCAAACGCGAGATCGTCTCGCTCGGCTCCCTGGAGCACCCCCGCGCCGAATTCGAAGTCGCCGCAGGAGGCGAACACCCCGAAAAGAAGTAG
- a CDS encoding TetR/AcrR family transcriptional regulator, which produces MHIQDSTWQPAVVSDDDVRVGGSGVGRSAPLRVDAQRNLEHVLRAAREVFGELGYGAPMEDVARRARVGVGTVYRRFPSKDVLVRRIAEEETSRLTDQARSALGQEEEPWSALSRFLRTSVASGAGRLLPPQVLRAGVDVDDEPVIRELPAEPRVPQQRQSQQDLRVLARHLAVEGIDDPGAIELLDVVGQLVERAREAGELRGDVTVADVLLVIATAAPALPDAAQQAAASARLLEILLEGLRPRAA; this is translated from the coding sequence ATGCACATTCAGGATTCGACATGGCAGCCTGCTGTCGTCTCTGACGACGACGTACGGGTGGGCGGTTCCGGGGTCGGGCGGTCAGCTCCGCTCCGGGTGGACGCACAGCGCAATCTGGAGCATGTACTGCGCGCGGCGCGCGAGGTGTTCGGCGAGCTGGGGTACGGGGCGCCGATGGAGGACGTGGCCCGGCGGGCGAGAGTCGGCGTGGGCACGGTCTACCGGCGCTTTCCCAGCAAGGACGTACTGGTCCGGCGGATAGCCGAGGAGGAGACGTCCCGGCTGACCGACCAGGCGCGTTCCGCCCTCGGGCAGGAGGAGGAGCCGTGGTCGGCCCTCTCGCGTTTCCTGCGTACGTCGGTGGCGTCGGGTGCCGGACGGCTGCTGCCTCCGCAGGTGTTGCGGGCGGGGGTGGACGTGGACGACGAGCCGGTGATCAGGGAGTTGCCCGCCGAGCCCCGGGTGCCGCAGCAGCGGCAGAGCCAGCAGGATCTGCGGGTGCTCGCGCGGCATCTCGCGGTGGAGGGGATCGACGACCCGGGGGCGATCGAGCTGCTGGACGTCGTGGGTCAGCTGGTGGAACGGGCCAGGGAGGCCGGGGAGTTGCGCGGCGACGTGACGGTCGCCGATGTCCTGCTGGTGATCGCGACGGCGGCGCCGGCGCTGCCCGACGCGGCGCAGCAGGCGGCGGCTTCGGCGCGGCTGCTGGAGATCCTGCTGGAGGGGCTGCGCCCGCGGGCCGCCTAG
- a CDS encoding asparagine synthase-related protein: MRWLVGWSSIAAHFGTAGAVGPVGEGSDGGSVHPVGSQLLWGDPDPLWAVGDWRPDEVRVVSIDAFNRLAVLGCCGATDEQLRLGLFAARGGALRHLTAWTGSYTAVAQIGRRITVAGDLAGARPVFYTPWAGGTAYATAALPLADLIEAQLDIGHLAALLACPETPEALRDSTPYDGVKRIPPGHALILREGSREITGYEPVASLAVAAAQRDPDRAVEGVRDALVEAVRARLTAPRHAPETVAPDPGPVPGMGPADRRAARGAPVPGIGADLSGGPASATLALLAAGLPGAPGTVLGHGTGAGERLLAVTFNDLAPGRRDEAELERARIIAANPRLHHVVVAAGEEALPYAELDGALTDEPGPSLISAERHRRRFAAGSADHFTGAGAREVLDAHPARMADLLLDRRRRNLLRPVTELVKAEGASPASLFVPLTVYRAARRLARTPYRTGLEQAAARLPDANRAAGSPVYDGPVNAALSALTWSRPGPAARWLTGEALAQVAARLTAAAIRPTSVQRPGEARARAVLARYAADHRVFEQAAEIRSQRLHAPFLDNQVVRACRELPEALRVQPDARAEILRTVLAGAGIHDLPQGWGATSRETSAAATRAGLRVAVGDLITLFDAPLLADAGLIEARVVRKALRAAAEGERVPLDGLADLVSTELWLRRLLSRRGTCWTGTAAPRQRAVAGGVIPRPTLHP, from the coding sequence ATGCGCTGGTTGGTGGGGTGGAGCAGTATCGCCGCGCACTTCGGCACGGCGGGTGCCGTGGGGCCGGTCGGCGAGGGGTCCGACGGGGGTTCCGTGCACCCGGTGGGCTCCCAACTCCTGTGGGGCGACCCGGATCCGCTGTGGGCCGTCGGCGACTGGCGGCCCGACGAGGTGCGCGTCGTGTCCATCGACGCCTTCAACCGGCTTGCCGTACTGGGCTGCTGCGGCGCGACGGACGAGCAACTGCGTCTCGGGCTCTTCGCCGCGCGCGGCGGCGCCCTGCGCCATCTGACGGCCTGGACGGGCAGTTACACGGCCGTGGCCCAGATCGGCCGGCGGATAACGGTGGCCGGCGACCTGGCGGGCGCGAGACCCGTCTTCTACACGCCGTGGGCGGGCGGCACCGCGTACGCCACCGCCGCCCTGCCGCTCGCCGACCTCATCGAGGCCCAACTCGACATCGGACACCTGGCCGCGCTCCTCGCCTGCCCCGAAACCCCGGAGGCGCTGCGCGACTCCACCCCCTACGACGGCGTCAAGCGCATCCCGCCGGGGCACGCGCTGATCCTGCGCGAGGGCTCGCGCGAGATCACCGGCTACGAACCGGTCGCCTCGCTCGCCGTCGCTGCGGCCCAGCGCGACCCGGACCGCGCCGTCGAAGGCGTACGGGACGCCCTCGTCGAAGCCGTACGTGCCCGGCTGACCGCCCCGCGGCACGCGCCCGAGACCGTGGCCCCCGACCCGGGGCCCGTCCCCGGCATGGGCCCCGCCGACCGGCGCGCCGCACGCGGGGCGCCCGTCCCCGGCATCGGCGCCGACCTGTCCGGCGGCCCGGCCTCCGCCACGCTCGCGCTGCTCGCCGCGGGGCTGCCCGGCGCGCCCGGCACGGTCCTCGGCCACGGCACGGGCGCGGGCGAGCGGCTGCTCGCCGTCACCTTCAACGACCTGGCGCCCGGCCGCCGCGACGAGGCCGAACTCGAACGCGCCCGGATCATCGCCGCCAACCCCCGGCTGCACCACGTCGTCGTCGCCGCGGGCGAAGAGGCCCTGCCGTACGCCGAACTCGACGGCGCGCTCACCGACGAACCCGGCCCCTCGCTCATCTCCGCCGAGCGGCACCGGCGCCGCTTCGCCGCGGGCAGCGCCGACCACTTCACCGGCGCCGGCGCGCGCGAAGTCCTCGACGCGCACCCCGCGCGCATGGCGGACCTGCTGCTCGACCGGCGCAGACGCAACCTGCTGCGGCCCGTCACCGAACTCGTCAAGGCCGAAGGCGCCTCGCCCGCCTCGCTGTTCGTGCCGCTCACCGTCTACCGGGCCGCGCGCAGACTCGCCCGTACGCCCTACCGCACCGGCCTCGAACAGGCGGCGGCCCGCCTCCCCGACGCCAACAGGGCGGCGGGCTCACCCGTGTACGACGGACCGGTCAACGCGGCGCTGTCCGCCCTCACCTGGTCCCGGCCTGGCCCCGCCGCCCGCTGGCTCACCGGCGAAGCACTCGCCCAGGTCGCGGCCCGGCTCACCGCCGCCGCGATCCGCCCCACCTCCGTCCAGCGCCCGGGCGAGGCACGCGCGCGTGCCGTGCTCGCCCGGTACGCGGCCGACCACCGCGTCTTCGAACAGGCCGCCGAGATCCGCAGCCAGCGCCTGCACGCGCCGTTCCTCGACAACCAGGTCGTCCGCGCCTGCCGCGAACTCCCCGAAGCGCTCCGCGTCCAGCCGGACGCCCGCGCCGAGATCCTGCGCACCGTCCTCGCCGGGGCCGGCATCCACGACCTGCCGCAGGGCTGGGGCGCCACCTCACGCGAAACCTCGGCCGCCGCCACCCGCGCCGGACTGCGCGTGGCGGTGGGCGACCTCATCACCCTCTTCGACGCCCCCCTGCTGGCGGACGCGGGCCTGATCGAGGCCCGAGTGGTCCGCAAGGCCCTGCGGGCGGCGGCGGAGGGCGAGAGGGTCCCCCTGGACGGCCTGGCCGACCTGGTCTCCACGGAGCTGTGGCTGCGCCGTCTGCTGTCCCGCAGGGGCACGTGCTGGACGGGCACGGCGGCGCCACGCCAGCGTGCGGTGGCCGGAGGCGTGATCCCGCGCCCGACGCTGCATCCGTAG
- a CDS encoding BTAD domain-containing putative transcriptional regulator codes for MRYFILGVTEARDATGGVLPLGGARLRALLAVLALRPGRPVPVGELVDGVWGADPPYDAGAALQALVGRLRRVLGKEAVDSDPGGYRLAAGPDDVDLYVFEKLAREGAAQLEADDPRAAARTLREALALWRGTALVDLPGGDHGVRPEAQRLAALQHRIEADLRCGVTHSLVPELKELTATRPYDEPFHALLIRALRAQGRQADALAAYERTRRTLADGLGVDPGPELVALQGQLLTATGPGPPPGGATGPVAPAAPAGNIRPRLTSFVGRERELAVIRADLDRSRLVTLTGPGGSGKTRLAEESAPPDAWLVELAPLDHESALPGAVLSALGLRETHLSTRDDRTSAQDNPTARLVDHLARRPMLLILDNCEHVIGAAAALAETLLTRCPGLRVLATSREPLGVPGEAVRPVEPLPRDTAHQLFAERARAVRPEFDPADDPAAVAEICRRLDGLPLAIELAAARLRLLTPRQIADRLDDRFRLLTSGSRTVLPRQQTLRAVVDWSWDLLDERERTVLRQVSVFAGGWDLTAAESVCGSADAEAAPGAVSAAVAAAPGSVTAASTVDVPGLLGALVDKSLVVAAPADAPAGGPGGEMRYRLLETIHEYAVERAAETPAVRAAAERLHTAYFTGLAEEAEPLLRSGEQLPWIRRLEADLDNIRAALHRTVTVTGDEDTALRIIFAVGWFWWLRNYRPEGLAWVERALKLGPDTTDPDDPRYWPRMHLLMMRLLLVVESDGTDKVRADPSFDGHVRRVTEAFSKPGPQGARFPGLLWGIVGHFHDETMDMRTQMDASLANCRVYGGDWEVAVLLMGRTHVLVDAPGGMADVDEGLAELHQLTGRVGDRWVRAQVASAVAEAAMARGQYDAAEESYRQALRFAREVGAHAEAPFLLARLAELAFRAGDTATAARGLDEAWAEAERHDVQDTRAFVLVMRAVIALDRSEYARAREALDGAYRAAERGTPPPQFQLVLDGVQARISAHEAAGPAAAVRSLAAVLRRAMGSGLATGIVGSWAEMSAPVLLLAGRPADAVRVLAAVEEQAGDVPRSAPEKRAAEQVEAEARAELGPARFAAERAAGGGLTFEQIAELLEAPADRSSGASVSGS; via the coding sequence GTGCGGTATTTCATCCTGGGGGTCACCGAGGCGCGGGACGCGACGGGCGGCGTGCTGCCGCTCGGCGGGGCGCGGCTGCGGGCTCTGCTTGCCGTGCTCGCGCTGCGGCCCGGGCGGCCCGTGCCCGTCGGGGAACTGGTCGACGGGGTGTGGGGCGCCGACCCGCCGTACGACGCGGGGGCCGCGCTCCAGGCGCTCGTCGGGCGGCTGCGTCGCGTCCTGGGTAAAGAGGCCGTCGATTCGGACCCCGGCGGCTACCGGCTCGCCGCCGGGCCCGACGACGTCGACCTGTACGTCTTCGAGAAGCTGGCCCGCGAGGGCGCCGCGCAGCTCGAAGCGGACGATCCCCGGGCCGCCGCCCGCACCCTGCGCGAGGCGCTGGCCCTGTGGCGCGGGACCGCGCTCGTCGATCTGCCCGGCGGCGACCACGGCGTACGGCCCGAGGCGCAGCGGCTCGCCGCGCTCCAGCACCGCATCGAGGCCGATCTGCGCTGCGGGGTCACGCACAGCCTCGTACCCGAGCTGAAGGAGCTGACGGCGACCCGTCCGTACGACGAGCCGTTCCACGCGCTGCTCATCCGGGCGCTGCGGGCGCAGGGCCGCCAGGCCGACGCCCTCGCCGCCTACGAGCGGACGCGCCGCACCCTGGCCGACGGGCTCGGCGTCGACCCCGGCCCCGAACTGGTCGCGCTGCAAGGGCAGTTGTTGACCGCCACCGGCCCCGGCCCGCCGCCCGGCGGAGCCACAGGTCCCGTCGCGCCCGCCGCGCCCGCAGGCAACATCCGCCCCCGGCTGACCTCCTTCGTCGGCCGCGAACGCGAACTCGCCGTCATCCGCGCCGACCTGGACCGCTCCCGTCTCGTGACGCTCACAGGCCCCGGCGGCTCGGGCAAGACCCGGCTCGCGGAGGAGTCGGCCCCGCCGGACGCCTGGCTGGTCGAACTGGCCCCGCTGGACCACGAGTCCGCGCTCCCCGGCGCCGTACTGAGCGCGCTCGGCCTGCGCGAGACGCATCTGTCCACCCGCGACGACCGGACGTCGGCGCAGGACAATCCGACGGCCCGGCTCGTCGACCACCTCGCCCGCCGCCCCATGCTGCTGATCCTCGACAACTGCGAGCATGTGATCGGCGCCGCCGCCGCCCTCGCCGAGACACTGCTCACCCGCTGCCCGGGGCTGCGCGTGCTGGCGACCAGCAGGGAACCGCTCGGGGTCCCCGGCGAAGCCGTACGCCCCGTGGAGCCGCTGCCGCGCGACACCGCGCACCAGCTGTTCGCCGAGCGTGCGCGCGCGGTGCGCCCCGAGTTCGACCCGGCGGACGACCCCGCCGCCGTCGCCGAGATCTGCCGCCGTCTCGACGGGCTGCCGCTGGCGATCGAACTGGCCGCCGCCCGGCTGCGATTGCTCACCCCGCGCCAGATCGCCGACCGCCTCGACGACCGCTTCCGGCTGCTGACCAGCGGCAGCAGGACCGTACTCCCGCGCCAGCAGACCCTGCGGGCCGTCGTCGACTGGTCCTGGGACCTGCTGGACGAGCGGGAGCGTACGGTGCTGCGCCAGGTCTCCGTCTTCGCGGGCGGCTGGGACCTGACCGCGGCGGAGAGCGTGTGCGGATCCGCCGACGCGGAAGCCGCCCCAGGAGCCGTATCAGCAGCTGTCGCAGCAGCCCCCGGGAGCGTCACCGCCGCATCCACCGTCGACGTGCCGGGCCTGCTCGGCGCCCTCGTCGACAAGTCCCTCGTCGTCGCCGCCCCCGCCGACGCCCCGGCCGGCGGCCCCGGCGGCGAGATGCGCTACCGCCTCCTGGAGACCATCCACGAGTACGCCGTGGAGCGCGCGGCCGAGACCCCCGCCGTACGCGCCGCCGCCGAGCGCCTGCACACCGCCTACTTCACCGGACTCGCCGAGGAGGCCGAGCCCCTGCTGCGGTCCGGGGAGCAACTGCCCTGGATACGGCGGCTGGAGGCGGACCTCGACAACATCCGCGCCGCCCTGCACCGCACGGTCACCGTCACCGGCGACGAGGACACCGCGCTGCGCATCATCTTCGCCGTCGGCTGGTTCTGGTGGCTGCGCAACTACCGCCCCGAGGGCCTTGCCTGGGTGGAGCGCGCCCTGAAGCTGGGACCCGACACGACGGACCCCGACGACCCCCGTTACTGGCCCCGTATGCATCTGCTGATGATGCGGCTCCTCCTCGTGGTGGAGAGTGACGGGACGGACAAGGTGCGCGCCGACCCGTCCTTCGACGGGCACGTCCGCCGCGTCACCGAAGCGTTCAGCAAGCCGGGTCCGCAGGGCGCCCGGTTCCCCGGCCTGCTCTGGGGGATAGTCGGCCACTTCCACGACGAAACCATGGACATGCGGACCCAGATGGACGCGTCCCTCGCCAACTGCCGGGTGTACGGGGGCGACTGGGAGGTCGCCGTCCTGCTGATGGGCCGTACGCACGTCCTGGTCGACGCGCCGGGCGGCATGGCGGACGTGGACGAGGGCCTTGCCGAGCTGCACCAGCTCACCGGCCGGGTCGGCGACCGCTGGGTACGGGCGCAGGTGGCGAGCGCCGTCGCCGAGGCGGCGATGGCGCGCGGCCAGTACGACGCGGCCGAGGAGTCCTACCGGCAGGCCCTGCGCTTCGCCCGTGAGGTCGGCGCGCACGCCGAAGCGCCGTTCCTGCTGGCCCGGCTGGCCGAACTCGCCTTCCGCGCCGGGGACACGGCCACCGCCGCGCGGGGCCTCGACGAGGCATGGGCGGAGGCGGAGCGGCACGACGTCCAGGACACGCGCGCCTTCGTCCTCGTCATGCGCGCCGTGATCGCCCTGGACCGGAGCGAGTACGCACGTGCCAGGGAGGCGCTGGACGGCGCGTACCGGGCGGCGGAGCGCGGCACACCGCCGCCGCAGTTCCAGCTCGTGCTCGACGGCGTGCAGGCCCGGATCTCGGCCCATGAGGCGGCGGGACCCGCCGCCGCCGTCAGATCGCTGGCGGCGGTGCTGCGGCGGGCGATGGGAAGCGGCCTCGCGACCGGCATCGTCGGCTCTTGGGCGGAGATGTCGGCGCCCGTGCTGCTGCTCGCCGGCCGGCCGGCCGACGCCGTGCGGGTGCTGGCCGCCGTCGAGGAGCAGGCCGGCGACGTGCCCCGGTCCGCACCGGAAAAGAGAGCGGCCGAGCAGGTCGAGGCCGAGGCACGCGCGGAACTCGGCCCCGCCCGGTTCGCCGCGGAGCGCGCGGCGGGCGGCGGACTCACCTTCGAGCAGATCGCGGAGCTGCTCGAAGCGCCGGCCGACCGTTCCTCCGGTGCGTCGGTCAGCGGCAGCTGA